In the genome of Camarhynchus parvulus chromosome 23, STF_HiC, whole genome shotgun sequence, the window AGTAGAACTCTGGATGAGAGTGAGTTTTTTTACTAATTTGCTTTTGGGAGACATTTGTGAAATCAAAGGTTGAACAGAGCATCTCTTGAGTTTTCAGGCAGTACCACAGAAATCTTGTCTCTGAACACATGGTGTTAAATAATTCCTATTAATTTCTGTAAAGTTGGGGGTTGGTTAACCCCAAACCTGTTGCTCTCCTGTAAGTAGAAGGTAGTGGCAAACCGGCTCTTTCTGGAGAGTGCCAGAGCCATCTTGAGAGACTCCCTGGATTTCAGCGTGGCATAAAATCCTCTGGGAGCTGTGCTTCGCATGTGAGTACGTGATTCAATGAAAaatggagcagagcctgctgcaaGCCAAGCTTTTAGCTGGGAACTGAATGCACCTTTGATCTCGTCTGTACTGGGCTGGTGTCTTGGGGGCTGGGCAGGTgaggctgctgctcacaggtTCAAATTACTCAGGATGATGCCCATTAGCAGGACTGAAACCACTCCCCAGAGGGGACCTGGGTTTGAATGGGAAATGACAGATGTTTTCCATGTAAGCAAATCTTGGGGATGTCAGAGACTTCCCTAATTGTCAAATTAGGCATTTGTTTTTTGTAACCTAAAGTCTACTTGGATGTTAAAAAGGAGATCAAGGCATGGAGGCGcgtttttattttcctctctggaTTTGAAACCTGCTTGTGCTGGTGCTGTCACTGTGCTGCAAAAGGCTTCTGTTGATTACTTCCCATTTTCAGGTAATTTTCAGTGTGTACCCACAGCATGGGAGGAGTTTGTGTTTTGAGGAATAGGCCTTAAATCCCTATTTGTTTGCAATTGCTTGGAGTATTGTGAAGTGTGGAACTTCAAATTGTAGGAATAAAGCTGTTTTCATGGCTAGTAAGTTTAAGGAAAGCAATCAGGGACACTTGTGATTTTCACTGTGTGTTCCTACTGgatccttttctttcttattctcCTTCTCTCTGCATTCTTTCCCCAGATCCTCCCTGGAACCCCCTAATATGGGTTAAGTATGTTAcacaagcaggaaaaatccttgtTGGAGGTAGCTACTAGCAGAAGATGATATTTGGATGCAAGATACTGGATTTATAGCCTGAGCAGGAGCTCCGGGGATTCCCAGTGTCCAGTGTATGTCAGGAACACCACACACTCCCCTCTTGGCATGAGAAGCTTTGTCTTTAACCTTTCTTAGCCTTTGTCTTTAACCTTTCTGGGAATGGAACAGATTTTAGAGCCCTTCTAACAAAGGAGGTGTTCAAGGCTGGGCCTATTTATCTGCCCAGTCCTAAAGTAGGAAGGAGTACAGCATGGGGAAGTCTAAGGTGCCTTTACTCCTGGTCCCTTAAAATTGGTTCAACTCCTAACAATTCAGTGCTtatgtttttgtggttttctttcagaataatGCATACACTGCAATGTCTGATTCCTACCTACCAAGCTACTTCAGTCCCTCCATTGGATTCTCCTACTCCTTAGGCGAAGCTGCCTGGTCCACAGGGGGAGACCCCCCCATGCCCTACCTGACCTCATATGGACAGCTAAGCAATGGGGAGCCTCACTTCCTTCCCGATGCCATGTTCGGGCAGCCAGGGGCCCTTGGCAGCACTCCATTCCTTGGGCAGCACGGCTTTAACTTCTTTCCAAGTGGGATTGACTTTTCAGCTTGGGGGAATAACAATTCTCAGGGACAATCCACTCAAAGCTCTGGCTACAGCAGCAACTATGCCTATGCTCCCAGCTCACTGGGAGGGGCCATGATTGATGGGCAGTCAGCCTTTGCCAATGAGACCCTCAACAAGGCTCCTGGCATGAACACTATTGACCAGGGTATGGCAGCCCTCAAGCTGGGCAGCACGGACGTGGTGAACAGTGTCCCGAAAGTCATTGGCTCAGCCGTGGGGAGTGGATCTATCACCAGTAATATTGTGACATCGAACAGTTTGCCTCCGGCAACGATTGCCCCACCAAAGCCAACCTCGTGGGCTGACATTGCCAGCAAACCTGCCAAGCAGCAGCCCAAGCTGAAGCCCAAGAATGGCATTGCAGGGCCAAGTCTTCCGCCGCCTCCCATAAAACATAACATGGATATCGGAACTTGGGATAACAAAGGGCCAGTGGCAAAAGCCCCATCACAGACCTTGGTCCAGAATCTTGCTCAGCAGCCACCACAGGTGTCTCCACAGCCCCATGGCCAACAGATCAGTAGTAGCCCACTGGTTACCCAGACTCCGGGTGGGCAGCAGCCGCCGGCACTGCCACCGCCAGCCCCACTGCCTGTGCCACCGGCACAGCCCACCCGCTGGGTTGCCCCTCGGAATCGTGGCAACGGCTTTGGCCAGAATGGAGTGGACGGTAACGGAGTGGGACAGGCTCAGGCCAGTTCTGGTTCTCCTTCTGAGCCACACCCAGTCTTGGAGAAGTTGAGATCTGTTAACAACTATAACCCCAAGGATTTTGACTGGAACCCAAAGCATGGGCGGGTTTTCATCATTAAGAGTTACTCTGAGGACGATATCCACCGTTCCATTAAATACAATATCTGGTGCAGTACAGAGCATGGCAACAAGAGACTGGATGCAGCCTATCGCTCCATGAATGGGAAGGGCCCCGTATACTTACTGTTCAGTGTCAATGGTAGTGGTCACTTCTGCGGCGTAGCAGAAATGAAATCTGCTGTGGACTATAacacctgtgcaggtgtgtggTCCCAGGACAAATGGAAGGGACGTTTTGATGTCAGGTGGATTTTTGTGAAGGACGTTCCCAACAGCCAGCTGCGACACATCCGCCTAGAGAACAACGAGAATAAACCAGTGACCAACTCCAGGGACACTCAGGAGGTGCCTCTGGAAAAGGCTAAGCAGGTGTTGAAAATTATTGCCACCTACAAGCACACCACCTCCATCTTTGATGACTTCTCACACTATGAGAAACgccaagaggaggaggaaaatgttaaaaaggTAACATGTTTGTGTGTCTTGTCTGAGTTCTGCAGGGCAAGAGGTGGTGAGTGCTGCCTTGCGCTGGACAAACTCTGGGCTGTGGGCTTGTGGATATTAGCCTGCCTTTTGGCTATCTGCCTCCTCATACCTGGAACCCACACCCAAATAGTAGCCTGACTTTGCAGGGAAGAATGTCCAGAAAAGCCGCCAAGGTGATTAGAGGGATTGAGTActtctcctgtgaggaaagacTAAGAGAATTTGGATTATTAtgccaggagaagagaaggctttggggtgatcTAATTGTGACCTTCTAGTGCCTGATGGAAGCTCAAGAAAGATGAAATGAGACTATTTACGAGGGCctggagagacaggacaaggggaatggctttaaattgaGAGAATATATTTTGATTGGATGTTAGAAgaaaattgttccctgtgacggtggtgaggccctggcacggGTTGCCTAGAGaacctgtggctgccccatccctggaagtgtccaaggccaggttggttggggcttggagctgcctggtctagcagaaggtgtccctgcccatgagttagaattagatgatctttaacaTCTCTTCCAATCAAAActgttccatgattctatgaaataggTGCCAGCACTTGGCAGAGCGGGGTGAGAAGCCTTGCCCAGGCCCTGCCTGCGATTGACTGTGTATTCGTTATGCTGAATCTCAGCCTTTGCCGAGTGCTGTGATGtaaacaaaatgtatttctgtgcCATTATTAGCTCCTGGATCATAGCAGTTTGAAACTGGAGACCCGCAAGGCATTTGGGAAGTTGTTAGAAACCAGAGCTGGGTCTTAGAATGGCTGCTAATCCACCCCCTGGCCACAGTGGGGTCAGCATGACAGATGTCTCCCTCCACTTGTAAAACCTTCAGGAACAGCAgttcctgtccctccccaggcaATCTATCCCTCTCCTTAATTATCCTTCCTGTAAGGAGGCTTTGTCTAATGCCCAACCTAAATCTCCCTCACTGCGATTGCAGTCCATGCCTGGTTGTCCTGTGGACATGGTTGCTGTGTTCCTCCTTGCTCTCTTTGGGGTCATGGTGGGCTGTCACCTGCatggtgctgccagcagtgtgGTACATAAGCTGAGCTCCCAACTTGCCTTGCAGCTGCTCTCAAATCTTCCTGTCATCATCTACTCCTTAATGATACATTAATTgaaaatcctgccccaaattCAGGAACCAGTGGGCTTTGAATCTTACTTGGGTTCAGCTGTAGTAAAGTCACCTGGGGCTGCCCTTCCCCTCAATGTGGATCTGGCTTATGTTTGAtcaaaacaataattataaaaattagcattagcacagctggctgggagTTTGCCAAGTTTCCTGATGATCTCTTTAGTTTGAGCAATGGGGAACTTTTCCCCCAACACTTGAAGAACAGaatcaggagctgcagctgctcactgtGACAGTGAAtgcagttttaaattttttatatatattttacatggAGCATCgtataaattataataattaagCATAAATGTGGTAACTTGCAGTGCTTAGCGAAAGTCTGTAAGGGAGGAATAATAAATGGCAAGGTGTGAAGGTGTAAACTGGTGTTTTGTGAGGACCTGATTGTTTTGTGTGATTTCACCTCGTAGAATTGTTACACTTGTTGTCCAGCCTTtatcttccctgtgagggtggggaaaCTGGCACAGATtggcccagagaagctgtggctgcctcatctatggaaatgttcaagaccaggttggatggagttgcctggtctagtggaaggtgtgccTGCCCACAGCAAGGGGTGGAGCAGGATCATCTGTAAGGTACTTTCCAACCTAAATCCTTATGGGATTCTGTGAAACCCTCCAGACCTGACTTCAGGGAGCAACAGTTAGCATTGTTAGAGAGTCAGACCTTGGCACAGTGGGAGAAtgcaggggaagggggaaaatgcTCCTTAAGGACAGGttagggatggatggatgaaaaGAGTTAATACTAGGTGTGGGTaagcagaaggaggaggaaaagagagaaggctttgggaaaagcagaCAGAATGATGGGCTCTTCTGGAAGGCTGCTGCATTTGCTGTTTAAAGTCTGAAAATCAGGAATATACTATAAGTAAGGCTTAGcactttttttaaagctgtaaaCTATCTTTATTCATCTTTTCAGTTGCATTTTGAAGTCTCCGCCCCTTGCTTGCTTCTTGAGACGTGCTGGTGTGGAGAGTTGAAAGCAGCAGTGATAGTCTGAGTGCCAGTGCTGCCTTTCTGAACCACGTTCTAGTGGATGCAGCAGTAGTTGATTAGGAAAGCACTCTTTCTCTGCAAAGGAACTTAGTCATAGGTCTTTGGAATTCACAGAGGAGAAGGGAGCTGTGTAAACACAGTTGGTGTTTGCTCTTTGCTATTTACTCATCCTGTGTTTCATGCTCGGGCCCGTGTAACATCTGGCACGGAGGACGTGACTCTCTGGGCCTTGGTCATTCTTACAGCAACAGTTTGACCTCCTCAGTCATTCACTGACACAGCCTGGAATGTGATTAAGGTTTCTGTAACTTCTCTTTCATGGTTTCATTGAGGAACAGTTATTTTTGGTGGAggagggttttcttttttcttggagTGATTCCTGCCATGGGACTAGAGGTGCCAGAAAGCCCAAACCATGCTCTGTATGCTTGAGGCATCTCAAGTAATcacctgaatttaaaaaatatatgagGAACCAGAATTGAAGCACTGGAAAGTTAAAACGCTGGTCTGGCAGTagctccctgcctgcttttTGTGCTGGGGAGATTCCATTGCTCCCAGCTCTTTTGTTTCCCCTACAGTGTGAGATGTTGATGCTCTGCAGTTGTATTCTTTGAAGCTTAAATGTTTCAAGGTTTGGCTTGCTTCAAACTTATCCTGAGCTGCCGTTGTTTCATTCAGCTGCAGCTTGCCCAAATCTTTGTCTCATTTGCAGTTTGGTTGTGGCTTGCTGCCTGAGCAGATGGATGGATGATCACTTGTGAAAGTCTGGAAACTCTTGATTATTCTTTTATACTTCTCACTGTTGGTCATTTCTTCAGAATCCCCTAAAGCAGGTCCAAGAAATTAGATGAAAAACGTATAGTGTTTATGCTGTTTCCATTGTCCAGTGAAGGGAGAGGGGTGGGTAGTTAGTTTAGTgttgaaaacactgaaataaatcctctttcttttcctgttgccTGTGCCCATCCTGTTCCTCTAAAGCTAATCCCCATTCCTTTTCCATGTGTTGCTTTGTTCTACtaatccatttttttaaaaggtttgaaTATTCTCCTGACCCACAATGGTGGAACCAACTTGCAGTGCAATCTTGTTCAGAGCAGTCTTGAAACTCAGAATAGCTGCTTTTATGGTAGAGCTTGTCACTGACTTCTTCCATGtaagaattattttatctttgctttAAACAATCAAAATGACAACACAATCCCTGCCCCATGGTCATGCACTTGGATTTCTAGGAATGCTGCGTTGACCTTGTAGTAAAGGTCTCCCATAATGATCTGCTTGGTGTGAAAGGTTGACAGCTTGTGTTTTGTGGAAATGCATTCAGTGGAAAACTccaagggaagtttattttggTTCTTTCTGCCTGCTCAGGCTTGAGATATTTGGCTACTCACAGGTTCCAGGGATTTTAGGAAGGCTATCATGAAAACCAGTGCTGTGTAGAGTGTTTAATGGTCAGATTTGTAGCTGAGAAGAGACACTGTCTGCTGGGACTTTGAGTGTTGAGTcaagctgagctgtgcagaacGGGGAGAGCTTTGGTGGGGTTTGTCATGATGAGGATCAGCCTCAAAGCACAGAGGTCGGATTGGCCAGATTGGATCTGTTATTTCTGGAATTGTGCTGCTTTGTGCCTCAGCTGATGCTGTCTGCTGGTTAAGGGAGTATTAATACTGGCAAGTGTCACTGTCTCCTCGGAACATGTGATTTAAGGGGAAACTGAGGGGTTTTGTATGAGCCTGTTTGAAATGGGCAGGCTATTTCACAGTCACTGGAATACATGAATGCTTTCTGATGGATTTTACAAAGCTCTTTTTTACTTCTTCCCAATTTGTAATTtcagaggggaggagggagaataTTCCCTATAGGGTGGACCAGCactcttttctcctgctgttaGAGTTGTCCTGGAGAATGCTGCATTTGCTTTGGCTTTACCGTGTTCCACAGGACAGTATTTCTGACTTGAAGATTCAATTCCTGAATATTCCGTATCAAGGCAAAGCCAACTGTTCTCTGTGGCAGCAAGGGAACACTCCTTCCACTCACACAGTTCCTTTCATTTGGTGATCCTAGGgctatttgctgttttctgctccAAATTGTGGCCGTAGTGAAATTAATTGATTGATACACCAAGACAGAATTTCTGCTATGCTGTTCAGCAATGCATATGGTTTCAGTTTATGTCCAGGCTGTTTAAATCCTGTAGGTCGGTGTCCATGCTTGTATATTTGCCCAGGAGTGGAGGAAACAAACCATCCTGCTTATTCCAGTGGCTTGGCACTGGCTGTTTGTAAGGAATATTTTGTGCTTATGATATTTTTAAGCGAGCCCTTAACAGCACTCACAGATTTTTGCTGATGTTGTTAGCGTTCAGAAACACATAATCACATAAGCGATTATATGTAGgtgcttttattaagagctctggGAATCAGGGGTGTTTTCACCTCAAATCTGATTCCAACATACATTCGAGGTTAACATGCTTTTATATTCTATCATTATATAACtttcatgttaattattaaacttatattgttctattgtatacatagatttcaGCTAAGCATAGCCCCCCTTAAGCTTCCaacatagtttctcatgattcttcctatgattatataataattatatttaattactaaacaatcatcacatctTAACAATTATATAATTTATCATACTGCTTACACAGGTGCAGtgatctgagaaaacacaaagcctaacattttcagaatctatCTTTAGCATTTTCCAGGGTCCCATTATCAATATTCTAGCTGTGTCTACATAAAGGCGAAAACTGGAGGGAAGACTTAGATCCGTCTGATGCTCTAATCCGTGTTTTCTGCTGTGAGGCAGGGAGCTGTGTTTCCTCATCCCTAaaacaggagcagctggggctaGGTGCCTTTTCACTGCAATTGAAGTGGAATCAGAGCAGTGGAAGGGCAAACCACTTGCCTTGTAGTCCTGTCTCTCACTACTAGTGTTGTGTTAGaagtctttaaaataatattttaatgtaatgttaatattataaaataatatttaaagtTGACTTGTTGATGTTAGTTTAAGGGCCTGTTGAGATGCACTGTT includes:
- the YTHDF2 gene encoding YTH domain-containing family protein 2 isoform X2, encoding MSDSYLPSYFSPSIGFSYSLGEAAWSTGGDPPMPYLTSYGQLSNGEPHFLPDAMFGQPGALGSTPFLGQHGFNFFPSGIDFSAWGNNNSQGQSTQSSGYSSNYAYAPSSLGGAMIDGQSAFANETLNKAPGMNTIDQGMAALKLGSTDVVNSVPKVIGSAVGSGSITSNIVTSNSLPPATIAPPKPTSWADIASKPAKQQPKLKPKNGIAGPSLPPPPIKHNMDIGTWDNKGPVAKAPSQTLVQNLAQQPPQVSPQPHGQQISSSPLVTQTPGGQQPPALPPPAPLPVPPAQPTRWVAPRNRGNGFGQNGVDGNGVGQAQASSGSPSEPHPVLEKLRSVNNYNPKDFDWNPKHGRVFIIKSYSEDDIHRSIKYNIWCSTEHGNKRLDAAYRSMNGKGPVYLLFSVNGSGHFCGVAEMKSAVDYNTCAGVWSQDKWKGRFDVRWIFVKDVPNSQLRHIRLENNENKPVTNSRDTQEVPLEKAKQVLKIIATYKHTTSIFDDFSHYEKRQEEEENVKKERQGRVK
- the YTHDF2 gene encoding YTH domain-containing family protein 2 isoform X1: MSASSLLEQRPKGQGNKVQNGSVHQKDGLNDDDFEPYLNPQARPNNAYTAMSDSYLPSYFSPSIGFSYSLGEAAWSTGGDPPMPYLTSYGQLSNGEPHFLPDAMFGQPGALGSTPFLGQHGFNFFPSGIDFSAWGNNNSQGQSTQSSGYSSNYAYAPSSLGGAMIDGQSAFANETLNKAPGMNTIDQGMAALKLGSTDVVNSVPKVIGSAVGSGSITSNIVTSNSLPPATIAPPKPTSWADIASKPAKQQPKLKPKNGIAGPSLPPPPIKHNMDIGTWDNKGPVAKAPSQTLVQNLAQQPPQVSPQPHGQQISSSPLVTQTPGGQQPPALPPPAPLPVPPAQPTRWVAPRNRGNGFGQNGVDGNGVGQAQASSGSPSEPHPVLEKLRSVNNYNPKDFDWNPKHGRVFIIKSYSEDDIHRSIKYNIWCSTEHGNKRLDAAYRSMNGKGPVYLLFSVNGSGHFCGVAEMKSAVDYNTCAGVWSQDKWKGRFDVRWIFVKDVPNSQLRHIRLENNENKPVTNSRDTQEVPLEKAKQVLKIIATYKHTTSIFDDFSHYEKRQEEEENVKKERQGRVK